aattttggcatgaatttttttttttaagtcatTAGTAAATAGTAGATAACAAACAAACGGAACTTGAATGTGAAAATTATActgtttataagcttaatttaaaaaaaaaacaaaaacaaaattgttaggCAAACATGGAGTAATCttttaaatggttaaattaTTATCACAAATAAccctcaactttttttctttatttaaagtatatttttatactttcaaaacttcaaaatttactCAGGTTTTTTTAGATATCTTTAATTCACGTTATTCGttaatttttacttgttaGACTTTTTCAGGATATCTTTAATTCACGCTGTTCGATAATTTTTACTTGTCAGACTTTTTCACATATGGAAACTACGTATGTTTGGAGAGTGTTATATGATgaataagtaattaaaataatttagaatccATGCTGATGAGCCTAAGGATTATTTCACATTTGAGGATATGGTGTGACCTAAAACTGAttcattgagaaaagaaaagaggagacCCAGTACTGTTTTTCTGTGACCAAATTCTTCTCTCATTCATAAACCCCGAAGCTTTCACTTCAACGCCTGATTATAGATCAGACACCAATTAATAACTTCTCATCATTAAATCATCCAtaaattattatcataaattaaagGGATCAATATCACTTTATACCTATACTCTTAAATTACTTTAgcagtttgtttttttctttttttaacaaagATTTTAGGAGGAGAGATCTACGTTAAAACATCTCAGTTATATTTAGTATTTGCAgatttatttaagattttcatTAGGACGAGAGATCTACATCTAAGCATATTTTGGATCATTAGAATTCGGTTAACTCTTTGGTAAATCATTTATGAATTTAACTAATACTATAGATAAAGGCTCAAATTATAAGCTTCACACCAAGTAAATAGATACAAAACcattaattaaagaagatGGAAGAATATAAATTCTgattatataacatttttgtgAGCTTAGCTTCATAGAAACTGAGAGGGTAAAAAggtagaagatgaaaatggaaatctAATTTAGAAGCCAATAGGgaatccaaaaacaaaactagaCATCACACCGACGGTCAGTCTACCAACAAGAGCAAACATTGACTTTCCAAGCTTCTTTCCCCCACTTCCCGACGACGCCTCTGTCGCCGGATAAGAGTAGTCGGGAACGCTGTAAGGGGCGGCGTAGCCATAATGCCCATAATGCCCATAATGCCCTCCTCCCATACCAAAATGACCAAATTGCCCACCATAATTATTATGATACCCACCATTATTCCAAGAAAACCCACCGCCGGGAAATGGAGGTGGTCCCCCACCCCCCCACGGCGGCGGTATCCCACGAGAACTACTCGTCCCTCTCACTCCCCCACTCGGTTGTTGACTCGGCGGCGAATCGTACGGCTCCAAAAGACAGTCAAAATGAATATAGACTCTACAAATCTGGCATCCATACACCCAATTAGAAGAGCAATCTTTTTTACAAACTGCGCAGCCACCGGACGGCGGCTTTTGGAGGT
This is a stretch of genomic DNA from Cucumis sativus cultivar 9930 chromosome 4, Cucumber_9930_V3, whole genome shotgun sequence. It encodes these proteins:
- the LOC101223041 gene encoding uncharacterized protein LOC101223041, with protein sequence MAPVPTTTKFHFTHPNHPLQLHSDDRHDYICGGCKTSGSGSRFRCHSCNFDLHDYCANCPEKLISSSIHHHPLTLVLRKPDGARLNQRICDICRDAVDGLFYRCKDCDFDAHPLCTQLPKTLHHLIDNKHALNLQKPPSGGCAVCKKDCSSNWVYGCQICRVYIHFDCLLEPYDSPPSQQPSGGVRGTSSSRGIPPPWGGGGPPPFPGGGFSWNNGGYHNNYGGQFGHFGMGGGHYGHYGHYGYAAPYSVPDYSYPATEASSGSGGKKLGKSMFALVGRLTVGVMSSFVFGFPIGF